A window of Proteiniborus sp. DW1 contains these coding sequences:
- a CDS encoding short-chain fatty acid transporter, which yields MFKKITNGCVALVQRYLPDPFLFAAILTILVFILGIIATGQGPLQMVVHWGNGFWSLLLFSMQMALVLVTGHTLASAPVIKRGLSKLASFCKTPGQAILAVSLVSGIACWINWGFGLVVGALYARELARQVKGVDYRLLIAAAYSGFLVWHGGISGSIPLSLATDAQELAKVTSGAVTEIIPTTQTIFAPFNLIISAILIITLPLINKAMHPTPDKVFAVDPELLTEPEEETAVAKENMTPAEKMENSPVLSMIIGLLGLSYIVYHFSTKGFDLNLNIVNLIFLTLGIILHITPRRYLNALGEAAKGTGGIILQFPFYAGIMGMMTGGNAEGVSLAGQMSEMFVAISTPKTFPLFSFWSAGLVNFFVPSGGGQWTVQAPIMMPAGLDIGVPAAKTAMSIAWGDAWTNMIQPFWALPALGIAKLGARDIMGYCLIDLIYSGLVISAVLLIF from the coding sequence ATGTTCAAAAAAATTACAAATGGCTGCGTTGCACTTGTGCAGAGGTACCTTCCAGATCCGTTCTTATTTGCTGCAATTCTTACTATTCTTGTTTTTATCTTAGGTATTATCGCTACAGGTCAAGGACCACTACAAATGGTAGTGCACTGGGGTAACGGTTTTTGGAGTTTACTTCTATTTTCTATGCAAATGGCGCTTGTATTGGTTACAGGACACACACTAGCTAGTGCACCAGTAATTAAAAGAGGACTTTCTAAGTTAGCATCGTTCTGTAAAACTCCAGGTCAAGCAATACTTGCGGTTTCACTAGTTTCTGGTATTGCATGCTGGATTAACTGGGGATTTGGACTAGTTGTCGGGGCATTATATGCTAGAGAATTAGCAAGACAAGTAAAAGGCGTTGACTACAGACTTTTAATCGCGGCTGCTTATTCAGGCTTTTTAGTATGGCATGGTGGAATATCAGGTTCCATACCACTTTCACTAGCTACAGATGCACAAGAATTAGCAAAGGTTACTTCTGGTGCAGTTACAGAAATAATACCAACAACTCAAACAATATTTGCACCATTCAATTTAATCATTTCCGCTATTCTTATAATCACATTACCATTAATAAATAAAGCAATGCATCCAACTCCAGACAAGGTTTTTGCTGTAGACCCAGAGCTATTAACTGAACCTGAAGAGGAGACTGCTGTTGCAAAAGAAAACATGACTCCTGCAGAAAAAATGGAAAACAGCCCTGTTCTTTCGATGATAATAGGCTTACTTGGTCTTTCATATATTGTTTATCATTTTAGCACAAAAGGTTTTGACTTAAATCTAAATATAGTTAATTTAATATTCTTGACTCTAGGAATAATACTTCACATTACACCAAGAAGATACTTAAATGCATTAGGGGAGGCAGCTAAAGGAACTGGTGGTATTATACTGCAATTCCCATTCTATGCAGGTATAATGGGTATGATGACCGGTGGAAATGCAGAGGGTGTATCATTAGCAGGTCAAATGTCAGAAATGTTCGTAGCCATATCTACACCAAAAACATTCCCACTATTCTCATTTTGGAGTGCAGGATTAGTTAATTTCTTTGTACCTTCAGGTGGTGGGCAATGGACAGTACAAGCTCCTATTATGATGCCAGCAGGATTAGATATTGGAGTACCTGCAGCTAAGACTGCCATGTCCATAGCTTGGGGAGATGCGTGGACTAATATGATTCAGCCATTCTGGGCCCTTCCAGCACTAGGAATAGCTAAATTAGGTGCGAGAGATATTATGGGTTATTGCCTAATAGATTTAATTTATTCCGGACTAGTTATAAGTGCAGTTTTATTGATATTTTAA
- a CDS encoding AtpZ/AtpI family protein translates to MKSNGNSKILQNLVLVSQIGISMLVPILGGGLLGTFIDKKIGTGILFFIIFIILGIISAFVTLFKITVGSNKRK, encoded by the coding sequence TTGAAATCAAATGGAAACTCAAAAATTCTACAGAACCTAGTTCTCGTATCTCAAATAGGCATATCAATGCTAGTCCCTATACTAGGAGGGGGCTTATTAGGTACATTTATCGATAAAAAAATAGGTACAGGAATACTTTTTTTTATAATTTTTATTATCCTAGGAATAATCTCGGCATTTGTAACTTTGTTTAAAATTACAGTAGGAAGTAACAAAAGGAAGTGA
- a CDS encoding ATP synthase subunit I, translating into MRMFEGNYQQKIIIRALVLALIISGIILLILPNPKQYIYGLIFSTSINVLNFRLMGLTFEKAVNMPKNRAVGYVVINYFVRYIIYGIMLTISAIADYISLYTAILGLFMVKIVILSSPFYDIIFNKSKKENKAGR; encoded by the coding sequence ATGAGAATGTTTGAAGGAAATTATCAGCAAAAAATAATAATAAGAGCATTAGTATTAGCACTGATAATTTCAGGAATAATTTTATTAATACTTCCAAATCCTAAACAATACATATATGGGTTAATTTTTAGTACATCAATAAATGTGTTGAATTTTAGACTTATGGGACTTACTTTTGAAAAAGCTGTCAATATGCCTAAAAATAGGGCTGTAGGATACGTAGTGATAAACTATTTTGTAAGATATATAATTTATGGAATAATGTTAACGATTTCTGCGATAGCAGATTATATAAGTTTATATACTGCAATTTTAGGTCTTTTTATGGTGAAAATTGTTATATTATCAAGTCCATTTTATGATATTATATTTAATAAGTCTAAAAAAGAAAATAAAGCTGGTCGCTAA